Genomic DNA from Prunus persica cultivar Lovell chromosome G1, Prunus_persica_NCBIv2, whole genome shotgun sequence:
CCACTACGACATGTAGAACCAATTTTGTCTCTGCACATGAATCAAATACATGAAAAAACTTTGACAATTCATTTGAATTGATGGtgatcattttccttttgggttttcaaaaataaaaaaattcatttcattttgtCTCTCAATAACAGCAACAGTAACAgtaacagcaacaacaacacacaaacacatctcaaactcaaacaTCATATAGGACAACCATAACCATGCATAAGAGCCAGGGTCATGACCTGCCTATTACAAGAAAATATGTGACACATCGCACACGAAATAATGCCACAAGATCTCTGCTTCTAGCAGTCTCTTATAAGCCTGTTTATAGCAATGGTTTCAAATTTTAGTTAAAGTATCTTAGAAGTAATTTGATCTTCACCTTTATTTAGCAGGGATTATGCATGTTTAATTTGCAGCAACTGCGAGACTTGATTTCATTGCATTGCTCCCAAGCCAACGTCAGAATTACTTTGTATGGCATACACTTGGTTGATTTAATACTTATAGCTTCCTTTACTCTTCAACAAAATACATTTCTCGCTCAGAGGGATGTAGAATAGTAGGATCATTTTATGTTGACGGTGACGGATacagagaagaataaaattaattaaaactgaaaaattgcTAGTATATATGTCAATCTCAAAATTCTGTCAATATATAAGGGGCAACAGAATTAGTACATTAGCCCGAGAAATTAACACGACTCATAATTAGGACTCCTCAAAGTATAATAATCAAACGcctaaaaagagaaaaacacctcaaacaaaaggagaacaaaaaaaaactcctaTGATCGACGTTATGAAGTTCAAATAGACTCGATCTCCGACAACAAAAAGAAGTTGCTAGTAGTAAACTTCCTATGCCTTCCCATTTGCAACACCATTTGCAGCCACTTTGTGATCACAGTTTGCAACACCATTTGCAGGCACTTTGAGGAGGCCATTTGCAGCCACTTTGAGATGACCATTTTCAATGGCAGGAGGAGCAGCTGGATGCAGCATATCGAGCTCTTGCAGGACGTGAGTAATATCAGAGACAAGTCGCTCAGCAAGAGTGCAAGAGAAGTCTTCCCTTATGACAACACGGAGCAAGGCCACATGCTTAGCGTCCGCCGGCATGGAATATGCAGGCACAATCCAACCGGACCGACGCAAATTTTCAGACACCTTAAACTCATTGTAACGGCTTCTATTCTTGAGAGAAAAAGCCACCACTGGAACCCCGATGTCCTTTGACAAAATCTTAAAGCGTTCTGTTTTTATCAGCCCGGCTTTTAGCACCATTGCATTGTTCTGACAATTCTCCATGATATTACGGTATCCCtgcattattaaaaaaaaagcaaaaatgagATCACTTATATAGCAATAATTTTCAGGATATTGTAAAATTAGTGTTTATGAATTAGTCTGTCTCTCACCTCAAAACCCAATCGGATAAGCTGATAATATTGAGCAATAATCTGGCtagaacctgcaaattaaataATAGTAAACTAGTTTAGTAATCATTGGCATGATGAATTAGAGGTTTAGAGCAGAGGAAGTTGCTATATGTTTATTGTCTCACTTTTAGAGAAATTGAGGGTGAAGGTGGGCTGGTCAGCTCCAAGGTAATTGATGTGGAAGATAAGGTCTTCAGGCAAGTCTTCTTTGGCCCTCCAAACAATCCACCCGATTCCAGCATAAACAAGGCCATACTTGTGGCCGCTGACATTGATGCTCTTCACCAGTGGAAGACGGAAGTCCCATTCAAGATCAGGATACAAGAATGGTGCAATGAACCCACCACTGGCAGCGTCGACATGAATTGGGGTATCCCATCTGTGCATACATCCATTGCCAAATCAATATTACTTTCAAATTAAATGTTAATCCAACTATATAATTGCAATTATCTGATCATTAAATTAGTGTATGTGAAGCAAATATGTACGTACGCACCCAGTTTGCTTGTTCTTTTCCAGCAAGAGATCATTCAAGAGCTTCACATCTTCGAATTCTCCATTGTAAGTTGATCCCAAAATAGCAGCAACGCAGATGGTGTTTTCATCCACCATCTCCACAGCCTTGACAGGGTCCATTACATAATAGTCTTCCCTCACTTTCACTTCCTTCAGTTCTACTTCAAAATACCTTGCAAACTTCTCCCAGCATACCtatgtatatacataattacaaagattaattagggagaaaaaaatcaaaagaaattaaaagaagtaTAAAGATGAGATGAATTTACCTGGACATTGGCACCAGTGACAATGTTAGGCTTATCGTAAGGCTTGCCTTGAGCCTTCATCTTGTTTTGCCACTTTCTCTTGAATGCAAGGCCTGCCAGCATTATGGCCTCCGATGATCCTACTGTTCCTGTTCCAGTCGCAGCCTCACCGTCTTCATGCGGTGCATGGAATAGATCTGCTATCATGTTCACGCACCGATTCTGTGTAATCAAACACACGACAGAGACAGTGAAATTTATTAGCATCAATTCCCCATTGAATCGTTGACTCAACGACATTCAGTCTTCGGTCGTTTCAGTTTTTCTACAAGTAGGTAAGGCCCACCACACGTGCCATActcagattttattttattttgtgtaaagaaaaagaaaaaaaaatcttgccAGAGAGAGTCACGTCACACACACAGAATCACTGGCTCGATTTgagtttttcaaaaaatacaccaaaaagaaaaagctttgacaaaaaatacaaagttgaggaaaagaaaaaagggaacGGTatagaaataaattatatatattttttttgtctaaaCACTACTAAGACATCAACCAATAAAATACTTAAGAAATCGTCAACTTAACGAATTAACACTCCTGTGCTGTTCTAAGCTTCATTAGTACAGAGTTTTACGTATAATCTGGAAATTAATTGCAGTACCTGAAGCTCAGTGGTAACAGGGTACTCATCCATGTCAACATAGTTCTTGTTCAGGGAATCCATGATAAGCTTCTCGCACTCTGGCTCCATCCATGTTGTCACAAACGAAGCCAAGTTGAGCCTTGGCTTCCCATCAAGCATCAGCTCGTCATTGATCATCTGGAACGCCACGTCCTTTGGCGTTGAATTCTCCGGCATCTTATACctgcaatttatttattatttattgcatGCATCCATCAAAACCCAAATGCATCTAAGCCTATATATAAACacagtacatatatatatatatatatatatatatacttactTAGCAGGTGAGTCTCGGATATAGCGAGAGGCATAGGTTGAGTGGACAGAGACATCGGACGCTGAGAATGTTTTTGAGAGGCCCATGGTGGTTAGCGTCAAAAACACacagagatagagagagaaagagaggatgTCAGGACAGCCCTAGGGCAGAGAAGAGCTAACAGATCGAGATGGCAAAAACGAATTGGTGAGAAAAGTAATTGAAGGACAAGGGTTTATATACAAATCTAGCGTGAGCTTGGGGTTGCTTGGGGAGGAGGGTTGAACAACCTTTATGGTAATTAAGGCTATCTTAGTCGTTTTTAGACCTGTGTGTGAAAATCTTTCCAGATTCTCATGAGCACCATTCTAGGACATTTTGGAGCTTGTGTATTATTATTCTCTAtgctattttaaattttattcaaagTGCTGAATGGAACGTTGActgaaaaaaggaaagtaaaaagaaaaaaaaattcaataaataaaaaaaatgacttaCTTTAACTTCGTCAACAATTTAACATTATTTAATCCCACAGACAAAAAGGGAAGTAAATATGATAGTTAATGCACGCAAAGCatgtataatattaatatatgtttGTTCCAGAAACGTTACGTGAAATTattcatttgttttgaaaatacGAAATTCAAATTGACCGCGTGATTTTGAAACGAAAGACATGTTCAATGGTCAACAAGACTAGTGGTTGAATTGATCAAGTGCTAGGGCATGGGAGAAAGCCACTAACCCACCGAAATGTGATAAAAGGAAGGGAAACAAGAGGAAAACAACACACATCCCCCGAGAGGAGATAGAGAAAACCATGGGAAAAAAAGAACcttctttattattatataaaattgaatatttgaattcTTAGGAACGTTGTAATTAATATTGCTTTATGCTCTGATTACTAATTAATGGCTCCAAGAGAAGAGATTGATAAAAGCATCTTGCGGTAAGAGGGAAATTATGAACGCGATCGGGCATATCATTGGCATCATGCAAATGCATATATTCCTCATGTCCTGTGTTATCAATTAACTTTTAGACTTGCGTTATCGAACTTCCAGTTCAATGGAGAGCCCCTCCTTTCAGCCTGATATTCATAATTCATGTTCTAGgtattaatttgttaatttgccTCTTCACCAAATTTGTGTGTCTGTGAAAACGATAACGAAATATAAGTACATAGAATCATTCCATTAATATTGATCACGATGATGGAAATGAGTACATATATTGAAACCGGTTAATTATAAGACAGAGAGTGAGCTCTAAGGTAATTGCTTGGATTGTTTTTCTTGGGGAGGAGGGAATTGGACTGTTACAATATTATGCCCTAAATTAAGTACGACATAATATATATGAGATAATTTCCTGAAATATTGCATAATTGTCACTTCATTTAATTGtcatatttgattttcttgccttgTTGATTAAT
This window encodes:
- the LOC18793981 gene encoding glutamate decarboxylase 4 yields the protein MGLSKTFSASDVSVHSTYASRYIRDSPAKYKMPENSTPKDVAFQMINDELMLDGKPRLNLASFVTTWMEPECEKLIMDSLNKNYVDMDEYPVTTELQNRCVNMIADLFHAPHEDGEAATGTGTVGSSEAIMLAGLAFKRKWQNKMKAQGKPYDKPNIVTGANVQVCWEKFARYFEVELKEVKVREDYYVMDPVKAVEMVDENTICVAAILGSTYNGEFEDVKLLNDLLLEKNKQTGWDTPIHVDAASGGFIAPFLYPDLEWDFRLPLVKSINVSGHKYGLVYAGIGWIVWRAKEDLPEDLIFHINYLGADQPTFTLNFSKSSSQIIAQYYQLIRLGFEGYRNIMENCQNNAMVLKAGLIKTERFKILSKDIGVPVVAFSLKNRSRYNEFKVSENLRRSGWIVPAYSMPADAKHVALLRVVIREDFSCTLAERLVSDITHVLQELDMLHPAAPPAIENGHLKVAANGLLKVPANGVANCDHKVAANGVANGKA